In Nostoc sp. UHCC 0926, a single genomic region encodes these proteins:
- a CDS encoding ArsR/SmtB family transcription factor codes for MSSDQLSVIFAALADPTRRAILAHLAKGEASVTELAKPFEMSLPAISKHLKVLERAGLITRSREAQWRPCQIEAQPLKDAADWIEQYRQFWEESLDRLDDYLHELQTQEKQNEQ; via the coding sequence ATGTCTAGCGATCAACTGAGCGTCATCTTTGCCGCCCTTGCCGATCCCACACGGCGTGCGATCCTGGCTCACCTTGCCAAGGGTGAGGCATCGGTCACTGAGTTAGCCAAGCCCTTCGAGATGAGTCTGCCGGCAATTTCTAAGCACCTGAAGGTGCTGGAGCGTGCCGGACTGATCACCCGGAGTCGTGAGGCTCAATGGCGACCTTGCCAGATCGAAGCACAGCCACTCAAGGATGCGGCGGATTGGATCGAGCAATATCGCCAATTCTGGGAAGAGAGTCTTGATCGGCTGGATGATTACCTGCACGAATTACAAACCCAGGAGAAACAAAATGAGCAATAA
- a CDS encoding acyl--CoA ligase encodes MNLFELLAGEDNHSALVTPGGRSLTYKQLRENVVGLVSQLNSFGLQRGDRIAIAMTNGSPMAITFLAAALCGTAAPLNPKYKQEEFAFYYEDTQANALITLSEGPEAAITAVTPDMMLINAKVNTDGTLSFELVKTGSEPAESSNPVAPNADDMAMILHTSGTTSRPKRVPIRHRNLIASAGNIIGAYSLTAADTTLCLMPLFHIHGLVGCLLATLASGGTLICPNGFNALEFWKLVDTYKPTWYSAAPTMHQTILARASRNTEIVKANRFRFIRSSSASLPPIIIEQLEATLNAPVVESYSMTEASHLMTTNPLPPKVRKPGTVGYGFGVEVGIMDSEGNLLSQGSLGEVVVKAPNVIDGYENNPEANATAFVNGWFRTGDQGTLDADGYLCLTGRIKELINRGGEKISPLEVDDVLLRHPAVAEALAFAVPHKSLGEDIHAAVVLKAEAGEKELLAYCSTMLADFKVPKQVHILDQLPRGATGKLQRLAMAKLLNIGQ; translated from the coding sequence ATGAACTTATTTGAGCTTTTAGCAGGGGAAGACAATCATTCAGCCCTAGTTACGCCTGGGGGGCGATCGCTAACCTATAAGCAATTGCGCGAGAATGTTGTTGGACTGGTATCCCAACTCAACAGCTTTGGATTGCAACGGGGCGATCGCATTGCCATTGCCATGACTAACGGTTCACCAATGGCTATTACCTTTTTGGCTGCCGCCCTGTGTGGCACTGCTGCACCCTTGAATCCCAAATACAAGCAAGAAGAATTTGCCTTTTACTACGAAGATACCCAAGCAAATGCACTGATTACGTTGTCTGAGGGGCCAGAAGCAGCCATTACCGCCGTCACACCCGACATGATGCTGATTAATGCCAAGGTAAACACTGACGGCACATTGAGCTTTGAATTAGTCAAAACAGGCTCAGAACCAGCAGAATCCTCGAATCCCGTAGCCCCCAACGCCGATGATATGGCAATGATTCTCCACACTAGCGGCACCACCAGTCGTCCCAAGCGTGTGCCGATTCGTCATCGCAACTTAATCGCCTCAGCCGGCAACATCATTGGTGCTTACTCACTCACAGCAGCTGACACTACACTTTGCCTAATGCCCCTGTTCCACATTCACGGATTGGTGGGCTGTTTGCTGGCAACCCTGGCATCGGGCGGCACACTAATTTGTCCCAATGGTTTTAATGCCCTAGAGTTTTGGAAACTGGTAGATACCTACAAACCTACCTGGTACTCCGCAGCGCCAACCATGCACCAGACAATTTTGGCCCGCGCTAGCCGCAACACAGAAATTGTCAAAGCTAACCGCTTTCGTTTTATTCGCTCTAGTAGCGCTTCCTTGCCCCCGATTATCATTGAACAGCTAGAGGCAACTCTCAATGCTCCCGTGGTGGAATCTTACAGCATGACTGAAGCATCTCACTTAATGACCACCAACCCTCTACCGCCAAAAGTTCGCAAACCAGGTACTGTAGGTTATGGCTTCGGTGTGGAAGTCGGCATTATGGACTCTGAAGGCAATCTGCTATCTCAAGGAAGCTTGGGCGAGGTGGTGGTAAAAGCACCTAATGTCATAGATGGCTACGAAAACAACCCAGAAGCTAACGCCACAGCTTTTGTAAACGGTTGGTTCCGCACAGGGGATCAGGGCACACTGGATGCAGACGGCTACCTTTGCTTGACTGGACGCATTAAAGAATTGATTAACCGGGGTGGGGAAAAAATTTCTCCCTTAGAAGTGGATGATGTCTTGCTGCGCCATCCCGCCGTCGCCGAAGCCTTGGCCTTTGCCGTCCCCCACAAATCTTTAGGAGAAGATATCCACGCCGCTGTTGTCCTCAAGGCAGAAGCTGGCGAAAAAGAACTTTTAGCCTACTGTTCAACCATGCTGGCAGACTTCAAAGTTCCCAAGCAAGTTCACATTTTGGATCAACTACCTCGTGGTGCTACCGGGAAACTGCAACGGTTGGCTATGGCGAAATTGCTTAACATCGGGCAGTAG
- a CDS encoding BMP family ABC transporter substrate-binding protein, translating into MDRRNFLKYVTLAGSSFALTSCVQGKNSKSQGEVSPSASPVAVNEPLKVGFVYMGPVGDFGWTYAHDLGRRDMEANLNDKVKTTFVENVNEDADAQRVIRQLALDGNKLIFTTSFGYMNPTIKVARDFGDVVFEHCTGYKRAANVGTYLGRFEEPRYLTGMIAGKMTKSNLVGFVGAYPIPEVIRGISAFTQGVRLTNPQTKVKVLWVQSWYDPAKEREAAQALVNLGADVLTQHTNSGAVVQLAEEKGIYAFGYNTDMSKFGQKAHLTSAINKWGKFYTDKALAVMSNTWKSQEVWDGIGEGMVDISPMNQAIPADVQELVNAKRDEFIQGTAHPFDGPVKDQKGVVRVPTGKVLDDQGQLAMDWYVEGIEGSIPKGKL; encoded by the coding sequence ATGGATCGTCGGAATTTTCTAAAGTATGTCACTTTAGCAGGATCTAGCTTTGCCTTAACGAGTTGTGTTCAAGGCAAAAATTCCAAATCGCAGGGTGAGGTGTCTCCCTCAGCGTCGCCTGTGGCGGTAAATGAACCTCTCAAGGTGGGATTTGTTTATATGGGCCCTGTGGGTGATTTTGGCTGGACTTATGCCCATGATTTAGGTCGCAGAGACATGGAAGCCAATCTTAACGATAAGGTAAAAACTACCTTTGTCGAAAATGTCAACGAAGATGCTGACGCCCAAAGGGTGATTCGCCAACTAGCATTAGATGGTAACAAGTTGATTTTTACAACTTCCTTCGGGTACATGAACCCAACAATTAAAGTTGCCAGGGACTTTGGTGATGTTGTCTTTGAACACTGTACAGGATACAAACGTGCTGCCAATGTCGGCACTTATCTGGGACGTTTTGAAGAACCGCGTTACTTAACTGGCATGATTGCTGGCAAAATGACAAAATCGAATCTAGTTGGTTTTGTTGGCGCATACCCAATTCCAGAAGTAATTCGGGGAATCAGTGCATTCACTCAAGGAGTGCGGCTAACAAATCCCCAAACAAAAGTTAAGGTACTTTGGGTACAAAGTTGGTACGATCCAGCTAAAGAAAGAGAAGCGGCTCAAGCTTTGGTCAATTTAGGTGCGGATGTACTGACGCAGCATACCAACTCTGGTGCTGTTGTCCAATTGGCTGAGGAAAAAGGCATTTATGCTTTTGGCTACAACACTGATATGAGTAAGTTTGGTCAAAAAGCCCACCTGACATCAGCTATTAACAAATGGGGCAAATTCTATACAGATAAAGCCTTGGCTGTAATGAGTAATACTTGGAAGTCGCAAGAGGTTTGGGATGGCATTGGTGAAGGGATGGTGGATATTTCCCCAATGAATCAGGCGATTCCGGCGGATGTGCAAGAATTGGTGAATGCGAAGCGCGATGAGTTTATTCAGGGTACTGCACATCCTTTTGATGGCCCGGTGAAAGACCAAAAAGGGGTGGTGCGAGTCCCAACAGGTAAGGTGTTGGATGATCAGGGACAACTGGCGATGGATTGGTATGTTGAGGGAATTGAAGGGTCAATTCCTAAGGGGAAATTATAG
- a CDS encoding RNA-guided endonuclease InsQ/TnpB family protein, which produces MLVFKFKAYGKSAQLCKINDAIRTAKFIRNSCIRLWMDVKGTGKNDLQKYCAVLAANFPFANELNSMARQASAERAWSSISRFYDNCKKGIPGLKGYPRFQKDCRSVEYKSTGWKLADNRKSITFTDKKGIGKLKLKGTRDLHFYQINQIKRVRLVKRADGVYVQFCIDVERSENIEPTGNTVGLDVGLKEYYTDSDGTMVENPKFLRIGEKVLKRSQRRVSRKIKGSKNRSKARQILGKRHLKISRQRKDHAVKLARCVVQSNDLIAYEDLRIKNMVKNHCLAKSINDASWYQFRVWIEYFGKVFKRVTVAVNPQYSSQECSSCGETVKKTLSTRTHVCQCGCVMDRDENAARNILSRGLGTVGHIGTSALDVGNTCGDETSTLVGANLQEQVMS; this is translated from the coding sequence ATGCTTGTTTTTAAGTTTAAAGCTTATGGGAAGTCAGCGCAATTATGCAAAATAAATGATGCAATTCGGACTGCAAAGTTTATTCGTAATAGCTGTATTCGGCTATGGATGGACGTTAAAGGCACAGGTAAAAATGATTTGCAAAAATATTGTGCTGTACTTGCGGCTAATTTTCCCTTTGCTAATGAACTTAATTCAATGGCTAGACAGGCTTCTGCTGAAAGAGCATGGTCTTCTATCTCTCGGTTTTATGACAACTGCAAGAAGGGTATTCCGGGTTTAAAGGGGTATCCTCGATTTCAGAAAGATTGTCGATCTGTTGAGTACAAATCGACTGGATGGAAGCTTGCAGATAATCGTAAATCAATAACTTTCACTGACAAAAAAGGTATTGGAAAGTTAAAACTCAAAGGTACTCGTGATTTGCACTTCTACCAAATTAACCAGATTAAACGGGTGAGGTTGGTGAAACGTGCGGATGGTGTGTATGTTCAATTTTGTATTGATGTAGAACGTTCCGAGAATATAGAACCGACTGGTAATACGGTTGGTTTAGACGTTGGACTTAAGGAATACTACACCGATTCAGATGGAACGATGGTTGAAAACCCAAAGTTCCTGCGTATTGGTGAAAAAGTTCTCAAGCGTTCACAACGTCGAGTTTCAAGAAAGATAAAAGGTTCAAAGAATAGAAGTAAGGCTAGACAAATTTTAGGTAAACGCCACCTCAAAATAAGTAGGCAACGTAAAGACCATGCTGTGAAATTAGCACGGTGCGTAGTTCAGTCTAACGACTTGATAGCCTATGAAGATTTGAGGATTAAGAATATGGTGAAAAATCACTGTTTAGCCAAGTCTATAAATGATGCATCTTGGTATCAGTTTCGTGTCTGGATTGAGTACTTTGGTAAAGTATTCAAGCGTGTCACGGTTGCGGTTAATCCGCAATATAGTAGCCAAGAATGCTCTAGCTGTGGTGAAACTGTTAAGAAAACTCTATCTACTCGAACCCACGTTTGTCAGTGTGGATGCGTAATGGATAGAGACGAAAACGCAGCTAGAAATATCCTTAGTCGAGGATTGGGTACGGTAGGGCATATCGGAACCTCTGCGCTAGACGTAGGCAACACTTGCGGAGATGAAACCTCTACTCTTGTTGGTGCAAACCTGCAAGAGCAAGTTATGTCTTAG
- a CDS encoding cobalt-precorrin-6A reductase: MIRVLILGGTGDAAELAARVATIQGLEAITSLAGRTREPSVPLGDLRVGGFGGVAGLASYLRVMQIDLLIDATHPFATQISLNAADAATEVGVPRLMLIRPPWEKGSDDRWIEVDSIEAAAASVANQAQRVFLTVGRQELAAFAHCEKIWFLMRMIDPPTDDALVPPGVILCDRGPFTLDNERQILIDHKIDTIVSKNSGGDATKPKIIAARELGVKVVMVNRPAIPPGEQVTDVDGALAWLFDRIIHNS, translated from the coding sequence ATGATCCGCGTTTTGATTCTGGGTGGGACGGGAGATGCCGCAGAACTAGCTGCCAGAGTGGCGACTATCCAAGGGTTAGAAGCAATCACGTCTCTAGCCGGTCGCACCCGTGAACCATCAGTTCCATTGGGCGATTTACGGGTTGGAGGCTTCGGTGGTGTGGCTGGATTGGCTAGCTATCTGCGAGTAATGCAAATCGACTTATTAATTGATGCAACCCATCCTTTTGCTACTCAGATTTCCTTGAATGCGGCAGATGCTGCAACCGAAGTCGGAGTACCCCGTCTGATGTTAATCCGCCCGCCTTGGGAAAAAGGAAGTGACGATCGCTGGATTGAAGTTGACAGCATTGAAGCCGCCGCCGCATCTGTAGCAAACCAAGCACAGCGGGTATTTTTGACAGTCGGGAGGCAAGAACTCGCCGCCTTTGCTCACTGCGAGAAAATTTGGTTTCTGATGCGGATGATTGACCCTCCTACCGATGATGCTTTAGTGCCACCGGGAGTGATATTGTGCGATCGCGGGCCCTTTACCCTTGATAATGAAAGGCAAATCCTGATTGATCACAAGATTGATACCATAGTGAGTAAAAATAGCGGTGGCGATGCAACAAAGCCCAAGATTATTGCAGCGCGAGAACTGGGCGTGAAGGTTGTTATGGTAAATCGTCCAGCCATACCGCCAGGTGAGCAGGTTACTGATGTTGATGGTGCTTTGGCATGGCTATTTGACCGAATAATTCATAATTCATAA
- a CDS encoding DUF1636 domain-containing protein: MTTTENISPTSPLGVADHTLFVCKTCASAWQDGKRLGESGGQKLLHQLQQLAQDWDLRDKFPIQEVECMSACNRSCVVAFAAKGKLTYLFGDLAVDGSASAVLECASQYYIKADGLLPWSERPEALKKGILAKIPPLSQ, from the coding sequence ATGACTACTACTGAAAATATTTCTCCAACTAGTCCCTTGGGTGTTGCTGACCATACTTTATTTGTTTGCAAAACTTGTGCTAGCGCTTGGCAAGATGGAAAACGCTTAGGTGAAAGTGGTGGTCAAAAACTTCTACACCAACTCCAGCAGCTTGCACAAGATTGGGACTTACGAGATAAATTCCCAATTCAGGAAGTTGAATGCATGAGTGCTTGTAATCGTTCCTGTGTAGTTGCCTTTGCTGCCAAAGGCAAATTAACATATTTATTTGGTGATTTAGCCGTCGATGGTAGTGCATCTGCGGTACTAGAATGTGCTAGTCAATACTATATCAAAGCAGATGGTTTACTGCCTTGGTCAGAGCGTCCAGAAGCGCTGAAGAAGGGCATTTTGGCAAAGATTCCACCTTTATCTCAATGA
- a CDS encoding acyl-CoA dehydrogenase family protein: MSQLEQAVPDTFVAKSLEIPNIFDRVEALAKDFATRAGVHDKDGSFAFENFTALHEAGLLSLTIPRELGGQGLGLPTICRVIEGIARGDASTALVLTMHYLQHAHAAHSRRWHPEVYKRLCRESIEGIALLNAARVEPELGTPARGGLPATIAERTTEGWRLTGHKQYTTGSPILSYFVVWARTTEDEPQVGSFLVPRDLPGLRIVETWDHLGMRATGSHDLILENVLIPSEYALNISPISAAPSFDPLISTWGSLTVSALYLGVATSARDWLAKYLWERSPSNLKEPLATLPRFQTAVGEIEALLFANNRLIYSLAEDIDKDDYQPNVGLQAQAVKYLTTTNSIRAVEIALELIGNPGLSKRNPLERHYRDVLCSRIHTPQNDVICQSLGKSVLKVK, translated from the coding sequence ATGTCACAGTTGGAGCAAGCAGTGCCAGACACCTTTGTAGCCAAAAGCTTAGAAATTCCCAATATTTTCGACCGGGTTGAGGCTCTGGCCAAGGACTTTGCCACCCGTGCAGGAGTACACGACAAAGATGGTTCCTTTGCCTTCGAGAATTTTACAGCTTTGCATGAGGCAGGATTACTCAGCCTCACCATTCCCCGTGAATTAGGTGGTCAAGGTTTAGGGCTACCAACTATCTGTCGAGTGATTGAAGGGATAGCGCGTGGCGATGCTTCCACCGCGCTAGTACTGACAATGCACTATCTGCAACATGCTCATGCGGCCCATAGCCGTCGCTGGCATCCAGAAGTATATAAGCGGCTGTGTCGTGAATCGATTGAAGGCATTGCCCTGCTCAATGCGGCTCGTGTCGAACCTGAGTTAGGAACGCCAGCTAGAGGCGGATTGCCTGCCACAATTGCCGAACGGACAACAGAGGGTTGGCGTTTAACAGGCCACAAGCAATACACCACAGGCAGTCCCATCCTCAGTTATTTTGTTGTTTGGGCCCGGACAACTGAGGATGAACCACAAGTTGGAAGTTTTCTGGTTCCGCGCGATCTGCCTGGTTTGCGAATTGTCGAAACCTGGGATCACTTGGGGATGAGAGCTACAGGCAGCCACGATCTCATTTTGGAGAATGTATTAATTCCCTCAGAGTATGCTCTAAATATCAGTCCTATATCTGCTGCACCATCGTTTGATCCGTTGATTTCGACTTGGGGCAGTTTGACAGTGAGTGCCTTATATCTCGGTGTTGCTACTAGTGCGCGAGACTGGCTTGCTAAGTATCTTTGGGAGCGATCGCCTTCTAATCTCAAAGAGCCACTGGCAACTCTGCCACGCTTCCAAACTGCCGTGGGTGAGATAGAAGCACTGCTGTTTGCTAACAATAGATTGATTTATAGCTTGGCTGAAGATATTGACAAGGACGACTATCAGCCTAACGTAGGATTACAGGCACAAGCTGTTAAATATCTAACCACAACTAACTCGATTCGGGCTGTAGAGATTGCCTTAGAACTGATAGGTAATCCTGGTCTATCAAAAAGGAATCCTTTAGAGCGTCACTACCGTGACGTTCTGTGCAGCCGTATCCATACACCGCAAAATGATGTTATTTGCCAATCATTAGGTAAGTCGGTGCTGAAAGTCAAGTAA
- a CDS encoding ABC transporter substrate-binding protein, with product MTTRYKRRQILRWLGAMTGTTTALIATATSCTNTSTQTSSNPTVDLSGVTLNIAKFKGGWDLQLKLAGLDNFPYKTQFTEFTGGNLMVQAINANAIDIASCSETPPIFAIGTQDAVKIIAATKGPTIGQTVLVPKNSPAKTIADLKGKKVAYVKATTAHYFLIKMLKEVGLTLKDIDAIALSIPDGLSAFRKGDLDGWATYGYSIPQAKKDGARELKSAKDILSGNFMIVGAPSAIADPGKNAAIADFLCRIKKSQAWRESNLETWAKSYASAIGIDESIVLEQAKQEEKQRHVQVLPTSDEAIASQQEVADTFTEAGVLPAKVSVKPLWDTTFNDAIAKCQI from the coding sequence GTGACTACCCGCTATAAACGTCGTCAGATACTCCGCTGGCTTGGTGCGATGACAGGCACTACTACAGCACTCATTGCAACAGCAACTAGTTGTACTAACACTTCCACTCAAACTTCCTCCAACCCAACAGTTGATTTATCAGGGGTGACTCTCAATATTGCTAAGTTTAAGGGTGGTTGGGATCTCCAGTTGAAGTTAGCTGGACTAGATAATTTTCCCTACAAAACTCAGTTCACGGAGTTTACTGGGGGTAATCTTATGGTGCAAGCAATCAATGCTAATGCCATTGATATTGCATCGTGTAGTGAGACTCCACCGATTTTTGCGATCGGTACTCAGGATGCGGTGAAGATTATTGCAGCCACTAAGGGCCCAACTATCGGACAAACTGTGCTTGTACCAAAAAATTCTCCAGCTAAAACGATCGCAGACCTCAAAGGTAAGAAAGTTGCTTACGTCAAAGCTACGACAGCCCATTACTTCTTGATCAAGATGTTGAAGGAAGTTGGTCTGACTTTGAAGGATATTGATGCGATCGCCCTCTCGATCCCCGACGGACTTTCTGCCTTCAGGAAAGGTGATCTAGATGGCTGGGCTACCTACGGTTATTCCATCCCCCAAGCTAAAAAGGATGGCGCCAGGGAACTGAAGTCTGCAAAGGATATCTTGAGTGGTAACTTCATGATTGTAGGCGCTCCCAGTGCGATCGCAGATCCAGGTAAAAATGCTGCGATCGCTGACTTCCTCTGTAGGATTAAAAAGTCGCAAGCTTGGCGCGAATCCAATTTGGAAACCTGGGCAAAAAGTTATGCTTCAGCTATCGGCATAGATGAAAGCATTGTCCTAGAACAAGCAAAGCAGGAAGAAAAACAACGCCATGTTCAGGTTCTCCCTACCTCCGATGAAGCGATCGCCTCACAGCAAGAGGTAGCTGACACCTTTACCGAAGCTGGCGTCCTCCCAGCTAAGGTTAGTGTGAAACCTCTGTGGGACACTACTTTTAATGATGCGATCGCTAAGTGCCAGATTTGA
- a CDS encoding D-2-hydroxyacid dehydrogenase yields MVKLILPDHLITDIEPHLPSDIDVVEVDSEGNLDGDVSDAEVYVNGFYLKTSTLDKVLTAAPKLRWQQAPSAGVNHILTPTFLQKDIILTNGAGVHAIPISEFVLAFMLYHAKNLRKLQTLQDEHTWVRGVFLEELADATLLIIGTGNIGQAIASRAKAFGVQVWGSRRHPEPLPNFDKVVGADKWRSLLPTADYVVIATPLTPETKGLIDEAALRSMRQSAYLINIARGAIVDETALLTALREGWIAGAGLDTVANEPLPPESPLWSLPNAFITPHCSALSPRLRERIAQLFIDNLKRYQTGQPLRNVVDKQAGY; encoded by the coding sequence ATGGTGAAACTAATTTTACCCGATCATCTCATTACTGATATTGAGCCACACCTACCATCTGATATAGATGTTGTGGAGGTTGATAGTGAAGGCAATCTTGATGGTGATGTTAGCGATGCAGAAGTTTATGTCAACGGATTTTACCTGAAAACCTCTACCCTTGACAAAGTGTTGACAGCAGCACCCAAGCTGCGTTGGCAACAGGCACCGAGTGCTGGCGTGAATCACATCCTCACACCAACTTTTTTGCAAAAGGACATTATCCTCACTAATGGCGCAGGGGTTCACGCAATTCCAATTTCAGAATTTGTACTGGCATTCATGCTTTATCACGCCAAGAATCTGCGAAAATTGCAAACTTTGCAGGATGAACACACTTGGGTAAGAGGAGTGTTTCTCGAAGAGTTGGCAGACGCGACTTTATTAATTATCGGCACAGGAAATATTGGTCAGGCGATCGCATCTCGCGCCAAAGCCTTTGGAGTTCAAGTTTGGGGTAGTCGCCGCCATCCCGAACCTCTACCGAATTTTGACAAAGTTGTGGGTGCTGATAAATGGCGATCGCTCTTGCCGACAGCCGACTATGTAGTTATTGCTACACCACTGACTCCAGAAACTAAAGGCTTGATCGATGAAGCTGCATTGCGCTCTATGCGTCAATCTGCATACCTAATTAATATTGCTCGTGGTGCAATAGTAGATGAGACTGCATTACTTACCGCACTCCGTGAAGGATGGATTGCGGGGGCTGGATTAGATACGGTTGCAAACGAACCTCTGCCGCCGGAAAGTCCCTTGTGGTCGTTGCCGAACGCCTTTATCACACCCCATTGTTCAGCCTTGTCGCCACGCTTGAGAGAGCGCATAGCACAACTGTTTATCGATAATCTCAAACGCTACCAAACTGGTCAGCCCTTGCGGAATGTCGTAGATAAGCAAGCTGGATACTAA
- a CDS encoding D-2-hydroxyacid dehydrogenase: MKLILPLELVADIEPHLPPDTEVVRVDVEGNLDGDASDAEVYFSWFLSRSPTLHKIIAAAPALRWHHAPNAGVNHILTPTYLSRDIILTNAAGVHGIPMAEFVITYILAHAKHLPELYALQAEHHWKRGFAIEELTDATLLIIGAGGIGQEIAARAKPFGLRIIGSRRHPQELPNFDKVVGADEWRSLLPGVDYVVIATPLTPETKEFIDESVLRSLPKHAYLINIARGGVVDESALIKALTEGWIAGAALDTVNSEPLPPESPLWSLPNIFITPHTSAHSPKSKQRSITLFIDNLKRYQAGQPLRNVVNKEAGY, from the coding sequence ATGAAATTGATTTTACCGCTCGAACTTGTTGCTGATATTGAGCCTCATTTACCACCTGATACAGAGGTTGTCAGGGTAGATGTTGAAGGAAATTTAGACGGAGATGCTAGCGATGCTGAAGTTTATTTCAGTTGGTTTTTATCCAGAAGTCCGACGCTGCATAAAATAATAGCAGCAGCACCTGCACTGCGTTGGCATCATGCACCAAATGCAGGGGTGAATCATATCCTGACACCAACTTATTTGTCAAGAGATATTATCCTCACAAATGCAGCCGGAGTACATGGGATTCCGATGGCAGAATTTGTGATCACTTATATACTGGCTCATGCCAAACACCTGCCAGAATTATATGCTTTACAAGCAGAACATCACTGGAAAAGAGGTTTCGCTATCGAAGAGTTGACAGATGCAACCTTGCTAATTATTGGTGCTGGTGGTATTGGTCAAGAAATTGCCGCCCGTGCTAAACCCTTCGGCTTAAGAATTATTGGCAGTCGCCGTCATCCCCAAGAGCTACCAAATTTTGATAAAGTAGTGGGTGCTGATGAATGGCGATCGCTTCTTCCAGGGGTTGATTATGTAGTTATTGCGACACCACTAACTCCAGAAACCAAAGAATTTATTGATGAATCTGTATTGCGATCGCTTCCAAAACATGCCTATCTAATTAATATTGCTCGTGGTGGCGTAGTCGATGAATCGGCATTAATAAAAGCGCTCACAGAAGGTTGGATTGCAGGTGCAGCATTAGACACAGTTAACTCAGAACCGCTACCACCAGAAAGTCCTTTGTGGTCACTTCCTAACATCTTTATCACACCTCATACTTCCGCTCATTCCCCAAAAAGTAAACAGCGTTCAATAACGCTATTTATCGACAATCTGAAGCGCTACCAAGCTGGTCAGCCGTTACGAAATGTAGTAAACAAAGAAGCAGGATACTAA
- a CDS encoding ATP-binding cassette domain-containing protein, with amino-acid sequence MSSNIQGTQLSILDLTKAFGKKTVLNSLNLEVKAGEFVAIVGRSGCGKSTLLRLVSGLDKATSGGILLDGEPLHRLSRSVTVMFQDPRLLPWKHVVQNVGLGLEGNWREKALWALDKVGLKDRADEWPYVLSGGQRQRVSLARALVSQPRLLLLDEPLGALDALTRQEMQSLIENLWQERRFTAFLVTHDVEEAVALADRIIVIEEGQISLDLPVRISRPRNRSSEVFVNIRETVLQRVMSHEGTQPNNQLLQFSS; translated from the coding sequence GTGAGTTCTAATATACAAGGTACACAACTAAGTATTTTGGATTTGACGAAGGCTTTTGGTAAGAAAACTGTTTTAAACTCGCTGAATTTAGAAGTTAAAGCAGGTGAGTTTGTCGCTATTGTCGGACGTAGTGGTTGCGGTAAGAGTACCTTATTGCGTCTTGTGTCAGGATTAGATAAAGCGACTTCAGGCGGAATACTACTAGATGGAGAACCCCTGCATAGACTCAGCCGCTCTGTAACAGTGATGTTTCAAGATCCCCGCTTGCTGCCGTGGAAGCACGTTGTTCAGAACGTGGGGTTGGGTTTGGAAGGTAATTGGCGGGAAAAAGCTTTGTGGGCACTCGATAAAGTCGGACTCAAGGATAGGGCTGATGAGTGGCCATATGTCTTATCTGGTGGACAACGGCAACGGGTGTCATTGGCAAGAGCATTAGTTAGTCAGCCCCGTTTGTTGTTGCTAGATGAACCTTTGGGAGCATTGGATGCTTTAACTCGCCAAGAGATGCAGAGTTTGATTGAGAACTTGTGGCAAGAGCGGAGATTTACTGCGTTTTTGGTTACTCATGATGTGGAAGAGGCTGTGGCGTTGGCAGACCGAATAATAGTGATTGAAGAAGGACAGATTTCTCTGGATTTACCTGTGAGAATTTCACGCCCACGAAATAGAAGTAGTGAAGTGTTTGTGAATATCAGAGAAACAGTTCTCCAGCGAGTAATGAGCCATGAAGGTACTCAGCCAAATAACCAATTGTTGCAGTTTAGTAGCTGA